One genomic segment of Vulgatibacter sp. includes these proteins:
- a CDS encoding ABC transporter permease, with product MNQRLVGIASLASVTLAEALRDRILYGLVAFSFGLVALSVVLSNLTLGYRLRIVTDMSLSSVTFAGVVTATLLGITAISREVDRRLVFPVLAKPIERSTYIAGKFAGVLVTTWLNASLMMAAATVAIAVYADLEEGGRLFSWGDYALTWVMLLIRLGLVATIAVALSTFVSSTVALIGTIGVTVAGYLSSDLRYFMGQSESPVMRGIGEILYRMLPDFSLLDPLGRLVHGQAILTDSVLLGMAYAAAYGLVLLTVAGTIFAKRDLG from the coding sequence ATGAATCAGCGATTGGTTGGCATCGCATCACTGGCCTCCGTCACGTTGGCTGAAGCCCTCCGCGATCGAATCCTTTACGGGCTGGTTGCTTTCAGCTTCGGCCTGGTGGCGCTCTCCGTCGTGCTTTCAAACCTCACGCTCGGCTACCGCCTGCGCATCGTGACCGACATGTCGCTCAGTAGCGTGACCTTCGCCGGCGTGGTTACCGCCACCCTGCTAGGCATCACCGCCATCAGCCGCGAAGTCGACCGCCGCCTGGTGTTTCCAGTGCTGGCCAAGCCGATTGAGCGCTCGACCTACATCGCCGGTAAGTTCGCCGGGGTCCTCGTGACCACTTGGCTGAATGCCTCGCTAATGATGGCTGCTGCCACCGTTGCTATCGCCGTTTACGCCGACCTTGAGGAGGGCGGGAGGCTATTCTCGTGGGGCGACTACGCACTCACCTGGGTAATGCTGCTCATTCGACTTGGCTTGGTTGCTACGATCGCCGTGGCGCTTTCCACCTTCGTCTCCTCGACCGTGGCACTAATTGGGACGATCGGCGTGACGGTTGCGGGCTATCTCTCGTCCGACCTCCGCTATTTCATGGGTCAGAGCGAATCGCCGGTGATGCGCGGGATCGGTGAGATTCTCTACCGCATGCTACCCGACTTCAGTCTGCTGGACCCGCTCGGGAGACTGGTCCATGGACAGGCGATTCTGACCGATAGCGTGCTGCTGGGGATGGCGTATGCAGCCGCCTACGGTCTCGTTCTGCTGACGGTCGCCGGCACCATCTTCGCCAAGCGAGACCTCGGCTAG